One genomic segment of Musa acuminata AAA Group cultivar baxijiao chromosome BXJ3-3, Cavendish_Baxijiao_AAA, whole genome shotgun sequence includes these proteins:
- the LOC135632366 gene encoding vicilin-like seed storage protein At2g18540: MCGALRMKREEEEEEEEEEEEEEEEDSCGKAAARRCVALGRKREEGKRRRRRRGRERGVIPLFPAEETEERVCVTPGKKGLQLRRWQLQLEEKKKRKMSRGGGRGCGRGCGRDCSSCSGERRRRKEGEGRGEGKEVAAAAVVAAAAMAGKEEEKKERKKKRKGRRGRREEEEKGLRLRRWQLQLWLGKKRRKGRRREREGEEEERKRRRGGSCSWKRSRRGNRVAEEEVAAVVVAAAMAATATATAAVAAGKERKGKGEKGAADGIAAAAAATAYAAVMSAREGRKEGSAVEGAAIVAAATAAAVAAAFGKEKEGMRVRESR; the protein is encoded by the coding sequence atgtgtggggcgttgaggatgaaaagggaagaagaagaagaagaagaagaagaagaagaagaagaagaagaagaagatagctgcggcaaggctgcagcgaggagatgtgtggccttggggaggaaaagggaagaggggaagaggagaagaagaagaagaggaagagaaagaggtgtgatacctctgtttcctgcagaggaaacagaggagagggtgtgtgtgacgccggggaagaaggggctgcagctgcggcgatggcagctgcagctggaagagaagaagaagaggaagatgagcaggggaggagggagaggttgcggccgtggctgcggccgcgactgcagcagttgcagcggggagagaagaagaagaaaggaaggagaaggaagaggagaagggaaagaagtagctgcggctgcggttgtggcagctgcagctatggcagggaaagaggaagagaaaaaggaaaggaagaagaagagaaagggaaggagaggaagaagagaggaagaggagaaggggctgcggctgcggcgatggcagctgcagctgtggctgggaaagaagagaaggaaaggaagaagaagagaaagggaaggagaggaagaagagaggaagaggagaaggggtggcagctgcagttggaagagaagtaggagaggaaatagagtagcagaggaagaagtggctgcggttgtggtggctgcggccatggctgcgactgcgactgcgactgcggcagttgcagctgggaaagaaaggaaaggaaagggggaaaaaggggctgcggacgggattgcggccgcagcggcagcgactgcgtatgcagcagttatgtctgcgagagaagggaggaaggaaggtagtgcggtggaaggggctgcgattgtagcagcggcaacggcggcggctgtggcagctgcgtttgggaaagaaa